atacaaaagaggATTAAAAACAAACTACTATATCAAAATCTTTCTGTAGAGTAGCAGCtttcacaaaataaaaggaacccagtTCCACAGGGTTGTACGTTCTATAAGCATACAGCCAATTTTATTCCCAGAGTCTTGTACTATCAAAATAAAAGTATCTTTGTCTTGGAAAAAGTCTGATGAAGGCACCAAAATCCTATCATCCGTGTTCCCCCAATGACAGTTACAATGCTCCTATCATCCTTTCAAGATAACTTCCACTTATTAAGAGTTAACATTCTAAATATCTAAAGATATATAAGGAAGTTCCAGCCTCATCTGCATCAGCAAGGCCCTTTCTATTCTCTTTGCTCCTCCCAAATCCTTCGTTTTACCAGCAGGACCACTAGCTAGgaggataaaaatatatttccatgttCACTAGCCAATAAACAAACATGGCCATTGGTGCAGGAAGACTTAACAATACTTCCGAACTTGTTAAAACTTAATAAAATCCAACTCCAAAAGCTAATTTCATGACCCCTTGGTATTCTCAATCCGGACATTTAATTTTGCAGCCCTCTTTGGTGTCTGTCTCTTCcatcttttttcagttttacccTGGAGGAACCCTTGAAAAAACTTTCAAATTAAGGGGATCCTCAATGTATATGAGTGTGAGCACTAAGTTGAAAGATGCTCTTGTTTCACAGAAGTCCAGAACTGTCAGAAGAGGACTCTgagttcttcctcttctctcagtGAAGAAATCCCAGGCTGAGATTTTGGGAAAGGGTTCCTCACCCAGTCACACACCAGTGTTGGGAAAAGGAGGGGAAATGTTATTTAATTTGGTTTTGCAGTTCTGCAAGAGGAGTTTAAGTAAGACCTGAGACTTGTTGCTTTCTTCATTCTCAAACCCAAGTGGCTGTGGAAACATTTCAAGAGTGCCTTATGCAACATAATTATTCCAAAGAGTCAGTTTCTTTTAATCTAAGACTCCTGTCACTtttaagaagaaacatttttctcCAGGCCCTTGCAGAAAACTGTTCATTTGTTCTTGCAATGAAAAAAATGTCTTCTAAATAGACTAGTTTCTGTAGCCATTCTTCGTCTTCAAAGCATTTAGCAAAATCTGACCTAGTATTTTATTGTACTTATAATTTACTGGTAATTCACCTTTCAACTCACATATCCTGTAGAGAACTCCTCCTCTGGTAAGTACTGGATTTCTGTATGTAGGAGATTTATGTGCTCTTTGTTcaggttttagttttttttttttttaaacattcttgcATAAAATGGATCTTTAATTAAGTTAACCATTTTTGCAACATTATTTAAAACTTTCTTCATTTCATCTCCAAGTTTTTAATATCAGCACTTCTCTGTGAAGAAAGCAGTGTGCTGTAACATAAACGTCAGGATTTTCTTTTACTAAAATGAGGTAAAACTTGTCATGGAGCCAGCCACTGATGGGGCACCAGGTGTACAGATGGCAGACTGTTGTTTTTCAGATATGAAGACCTATTAAATTTATACTGACCATTGTTTTGGGAGGCTCCTAGCAGGCGAAAGTTTCCTTGAATTTCCTCATAATTTACAAATCTTGCTATAGCATGACAAATATTCATGAAATCTGTTGATTCATCAGCAACTGCTGCTGCTTTTAAACAAAACCTCTTTAGTATCATGTGACATAAGTCAATTTATTACATTGAGAGAAAAGTCTTTTCAATTTCTTGTACTGCTTCTTGACCTAGCATTTTAATGTTGGTACTGTTAGATTCTTACCAACTATGTgaatttttctttcctggaaaAAGTTCTGCTACTACATAATTTGCTTCctaaaccttttcactgaacatGATTTTTTGAACAAAAGCTTTACTGTCTTGATATTCCAAAGCCATTAAaataattgtctttatttgtcAGGGAGCTATGATTTATAGTTACAACTGCTGAAGCAAATGTTCTGTTTGTAAGTTGCATTTCACAAAGGATATGGAATGGAACAGCTTGAATAAGTCCATTTACATTGTAAAGTAGCTTACACTGTAAAGAATTTGCGTGCCTTGCTGCACTAGCATACTGTAATAGCTCAGAAGATTAATTCTTCATAACTAACCTCATCAGAAATATCTGTAATTTTATGCCTAGAATGAACACTTCTATCTCACACCTTGCCTCCAAAAATTGCAGCAATGCACCATCAGATTTGGTTGTAACAAATGTTACGAAAACATAAAAATGGGCatagcttccactgcagggagcgcgggttcaatccctggttgtcgaactaagatcccacatgcctcgcggagCAGCCAAAGAAAAACGCGGGCGGGGCATAAAAACTaaacaagaaaatcacaaaagGTACAGAAACTTCACAAAACAATACACTTCTAACCTATATGGCCCATGTTTTTGCAATGTTTACAACAAAGTGGCAGGGGACAGCTGAGCTGCAAAATGCAAAATTCCTTCCTTAGAATGAAAATTTCCCTCTGAGTTTCGATTCACAGAGCTTGCTCACTCCCATAAGTCAGCTGGCAGTGCAGAAgcgggggagtggggagggtaaTCAAGAGGGAGAGGCCAACATCATCCTCCCGCCACCCTCCGCTCTGTGTAGTAGTGTTCACCAATTTATCCATAGCCTCTTCTAGCTCAACCAAATGCACACTGCCATACAGGGCTGAAAGATCTCTAACAAAGCTATTAACGGGGCTGCTCAATTATTGTGAGTACAGCATTATGCAGCACACAAActcaaaaacaatatttttagtaACAATTTTATATAGAATCCCAGCAACATCTCACAGGACCGCAGTTGAGAAATCCACCTCTAACACcaaatgatttcttttcctatGAAAGGTCATTTCCATGTGACTCAGATCCTTCTGTGACTTGACTTGCAAGTTCAGGTTTAGCGGCCCCCTCACTCACCACAAGTGTCTCAGATACTGGTTCTGTCTGACCCAGCTCCTCACTATCCTCTGGTACCACCTGCtggttattttttccttctgctgcGTCCTTTTGATTTGATTTGTCACCAGATTCCAGTTTAGCTTCTTTCCCATTTCCTGTTAGCGCTGCCTGCTTTGCATTAAGCTGTGACGAGTCCTTGGCACTCTTCACCACCTCCTGGAGATTGTATTTTCTGAACAACGTGTAATCTTTCACAACACTCAGGCAACAGACAGCTTTAATGATTTCTACTACCACTGTGTACTGTGGATTGGTAAGATCTACTTTATTTTCCGAATTGAGGCTGCCTACTATTCCTGtaacaaaaataacaggaaaacagGCTAAGAAGGATACCTTTAAGCTTGGCAGATACAAAAACAATCTTTAATCTCCTCGTATTTAGAATTTGTTAAAACAATATGTATATACTAGTCCACTCATCAAATTCCACTCTTCTACATGGACTTCCATCAAATTCCCTGAAtgctttcaataaataaatacgaATAAAATCCTGAGACATTTAACAACAgcacttttttccccaaagaaaattCAATCTTGATTTGGAAAAGACTTTAGTATCTAACTACCAAAAAAAATCTCATACCCAACATACTGAAAAATTAGGTTTGATATTATTTAAGAGCATTTTAATATACTTGTTCTACACTCAAAAATGTAAGCcttaaatctcaaaaaaaaagaaatcttataaaCAAGTATTTACCGTGGCACACCTATGTAAAATCACTAAGAGAAACATACCTGCCAATTCTTTGATAACTTCTTCTCTATTCATGTGACTGTTATTTCGAGATTTATATACAATCTGAAATGTCCCTTTGTTTGGAGCTTTAAACCAGGGTTCCAAAAATGTTTCTGCATATTTTTTCATATCTTCTAAGAAAGCCTTGCATGTGCCTGAGATGGGTAACATTCGTAGAATAACCCGagtcttctttttcttggttttgtATATATCTTGGAGAATATGATGCACCAATTTCTCAggttctaaaagaaaaagaaaaactcagcaCAGAACAAACAGGTAAGTTTAAGAGTTCTCATTTTAAACTCTTCAAACTCTCTAAAATGAATTTTCATTGGCAGTGACATAAATTGACAGTAGAGTAGAAAAAATCATCATAATGAATTTTAAACAAGTTTAACCAACCATTTTTCCCAATTAATATTTCTTTGGTGCCTACTCTGTATTAATACTGTATCTCATATTTTAACTCTGCTTTTATCAAAAACAATTGTTCTTGAAGACACTGGAGTTAACTTATTTGTGATGTCTAATTTATCTGATGACAACACCATGCTGTTGTTTTCCTGTATCAGCAGCAACTATTGAAGTAATAAACATTAAATAGTACATGCttttctacaaaaacaaaacaaaaatctgcaaGTCACTTAAAAAGATTTAATCAATCCATTAGCTAAGTTTGTACAGAAGTCTAGATTTCAGACCTCAGAGGAGCCCCAGAGCCATGAATGCACAAGATCATAATGTAGTACTCAGGAGGCATCCTGACTATATACGAGTCTGTTTTGGGCTGCTcaatgttttcagtatttttaaagtagttaGCTACATTTAAAAACCTAGAAACTTCTCCAGATTTCcaacttcttttgaaaaatcagaagatctggCTCCCCTAAGACTACATTCCCAAATGACTGGAGCCATTCCAAACTGCCTGGGGTTGAGTAGCAGCTGCTCCTTTTAGACAGAACCGTGTACTCTTGTTTTGCCTAAAGTTACATACAGATaaagtggcaaagccaggttTCTGTTCCTAAGCCCTATGTCCACCACCCCATTCTACCTCTCCATATGCCTAGTGCTAACACAGTGTAGAGAGGATGCAATCAAATGATTAACTGAGCCATGCCCATCAAGCCATTTTGTAGGCAGTGTTCTCGGAGACAGGTGTCCAGATATTACAGGATCAATCATCTTAAAATGTATTAGTCAGACACACCTATCCCAAGTGTCCTGATGAAGACGACATTATTTGCTCCACTCTCCACTGACTGGAATCTTCTCAGCCTCATCTCTGTAGACGCCTTAATGTCACCAACTTCTTTCTTCAAGGCGGCCTCCACATCATCATCTTCTGCGTCACTTCCAGAGGGTTGCTGATCCTTGTCTGCAAACTGTTTGCATAAAACTAATGAGCAGAAATGCCACAACAGCTTATGTTAAAAGCTCTTAATTAACTACTCATGTGAAACCCCCAGTGGCAGATGATTCAATATTGACAATAAAGCTTTTTATTCAGACACCATTCCCTCCAAAAtgtggaggaagaaggaagttCACTCAGACTGTGGTacatatcatttgaaaatgttttctaaagcATCTTGACAGTCTGGGGCAGAGGGAAATGTGCTCGTCAGATGAATCATTTCAGGGTGGACCTTAATCCTATCAATAGATATGACTGCACCTGATATGACACTCTCCTTTCATGAGACTGAACCGAATAGTTATGAAGTTAAAAATCCTTACTCCTGTTCTACTGAAATAGTTCAAGAACTTGCTCAAGCTGTCGGTGTAGACAAGACATGCACTTGTTGCCCACTCGGCTCCACTAATGGGATTGCCAATCAGGCACTAATGGTAATTTTACACATTTATGGAGATTTTATTGTATACCaggatattattttatatacatatgaaatttttttttttttggcggtacgcgggcctgtcactgctgtggcctctcccgttgcagagcacaggctccggacgcgcaggctcagccgccatggctcacgagctcagccgctccgcggcacgtgggatcttcccggaccggggcacgaacctgtgtcccctgcatcggcaggcggactctcaaccactgcgccacctgggaagccccataTGCAATTATTTTAGCCAACCTTCTTAAGTCCTATCATTATTCTCTTTTTTACCTAGCTCAGCAGAATTAATAACATGCCTATCCCCTGAGCTAGTAAATGACAGTACGTGAATTTAAATGCCCTCTGTACTATGCTCCTCCACTTAATTCCTtggggtgtgcatgtgtgtactggTCCAAATCCTAAGCcaataatataattatttccaAAATGGGACAATGAGACTTTATACGGTATTGTTTCAAAAAGTTCTtactttttgaaat
The sequence above is a segment of the Orcinus orca chromosome 16, mOrcOrc1.1, whole genome shotgun sequence genome. Coding sequences within it:
- the THUMPD1 gene encoding THUMP domain-containing protein 1; this translates as MASPVQQSPQPGGGKRKGKAQYVQAKRARRCDGGGPRQLEPGLQGILITCNMNERKCVEEAYSLLNEYGDDMYGPEKFADKDQQPSGSDAEDDDVEAALKKEVGDIKASTEMRLRRFQSVESGANNVVFIRTLGIEPEKLVHHILQDIYKTKKKKTRVILRMLPISGTCKAFLEDMKKYAETFLEPWFKAPNKGTFQIVYKSRNNSHMNREEVIKELAGIVGSLNSENKVDLTNPQYTVVVEIIKAVCCLSVVKDYTLFRKYNLQEVVKSAKDSSQLNAKQAALTGNGKEAKLESGDKSNQKDAAEGKNNQQVVPEDSEELGQTEPVSETLVVSEGAAKPELASQVTEGSESHGNDLS